One window of Phycisphaeraceae bacterium genomic DNA carries:
- the speB gene encoding agmatinase, with protein sequence MRTRLPDARTTPRFAGPCTFCRYPLIQTVEQSSLPVDWAIYGVPFDGGVSYRPGTRFGPRSIREASQYVKPYSIEHDVDICEVLSLTDGGDAPVHPYAIKQTLDAVAAFATSLGDPSHTRLMAVGGDHSIAYANIRATWQRRGSPRSGFAVIHFDSHLDTVDTVWGERWGHASPFRRAIEDGLVDPGAMLSIGIKGPLNRRDDLDYARSMGITLLTYDRWRSEGQSVIGEFLQRVQGRETYITFDIDCVDPAYAPGTGTPSIGGFTSAEALATIRSLRGVNIVGADVVEVLPDRDVAGITSLLASHVIFELIALDAARRKINA encoded by the coding sequence ATGCGAACCCGACTCCCCGACGCCCGGACGACGCCGCGTTTCGCGGGCCCGTGTACGTTCTGCCGCTACCCACTCATCCAGACCGTCGAGCAGTCGAGTCTGCCAGTCGATTGGGCGATCTACGGTGTGCCATTCGATGGGGGTGTGAGTTACAGGCCGGGCACGAGATTCGGCCCTCGCTCCATCCGAGAGGCATCCCAGTACGTCAAGCCCTACTCCATCGAACACGATGTGGACATCTGCGAGGTGCTGTCGCTGACCGATGGCGGAGACGCCCCGGTGCATCCGTACGCCATCAAACAGACGCTCGACGCTGTAGCCGCTTTCGCGACGTCGCTCGGGGATCCCTCCCACACGCGACTCATGGCGGTCGGGGGTGATCATTCGATCGCCTACGCCAACATTCGTGCGACATGGCAGCGACGGGGCTCCCCGCGATCTGGCTTTGCCGTCATTCACTTCGATAGCCACCTTGATACCGTGGACACGGTGTGGGGCGAGCGCTGGGGGCACGCCTCCCCCTTCCGTCGTGCGATCGAGGACGGCCTCGTTGACCCAGGCGCCATGCTGAGCATCGGCATCAAGGGGCCGCTGAATCGACGCGATGATCTCGATTACGCCAGGTCGATGGGCATCACACTCCTCACCTACGACCGATGGCGGAGCGAAGGTCAATCAGTGATCGGTGAGTTCCTCCAGCGCGTGCAGGGACGCGAGACATACATCACATTCGATATCGACTGTGTTGACCCGGCCTACGCACCCGGCACGGGCACGCCCTCCATCGGCGGCTTCACAAGCGCGGAGGCCCTCGCGACGATTCGTTCACTCCGAGGGGTGAACATCGTGGGAGCGGATGTGGTCGAGGTGCTCCCCGACCGAGATGTAGCTGGAATCACATCCCTGCTTGCATCACACGTCATCTTCGAGTTGATCGCGCTCGACGCCGCACGCCGCAAGATAAACGCCTGA
- a CDS encoding MBL fold metallo-hydrolase has protein sequence MANTPPSAHADVSEDIRYRWTLLRAGGFKLDAGSMFGLIPRVVWSKSVPTDAQGRMDVHHNCILLERATDVPGGQVAPRRILLECGTGNKLDEKMSAVFALEPRWVCDALHEVGCDAKDIDRVIVTHLHFDHAGGLTRRPIAGESGGTLHAVPTFSNATVHVQAREWSDALANRSVMTRTYYRDHLEPIADRVVLTDSPRPFLPGAVVDREADPSVPLEARMSEVAPGVQVFQVPGHTWGQQAMTFKDTSGRTVVFVPDVMPTAAHVGAAYSLAYDVEPYTSMVSKRWFLREASDRKWTIVLDHEPGNPVRTVEPDGKGWFRLPESSA, from the coding sequence ATGGCCAACACCCCCCCGAGCGCCCACGCAGACGTCAGCGAGGACATCCGTTACCGTTGGACCCTCCTGCGAGCTGGCGGCTTCAAACTGGATGCTGGCAGTATGTTCGGGCTGATTCCACGCGTTGTATGGTCGAAATCGGTGCCGACCGACGCCCAGGGACGCATGGACGTTCACCACAACTGCATCCTTCTCGAGCGAGCGACGGACGTCCCAGGGGGACAGGTTGCGCCCCGGCGCATCCTTCTTGAATGTGGCACCGGCAACAAACTCGACGAGAAGATGTCGGCTGTCTTCGCGCTCGAGCCAAGGTGGGTCTGCGACGCGCTCCACGAAGTGGGGTGCGATGCGAAAGACATCGATCGCGTGATCGTGACCCACCTTCACTTCGATCATGCGGGCGGACTCACAAGGCGACCGATTGCGGGGGAATCTGGCGGCACACTGCACGCGGTTCCGACCTTTTCGAATGCAACGGTTCACGTGCAGGCAAGGGAATGGTCTGACGCCCTAGCGAACCGCAGTGTGATGACAAGGACCTATTACCGCGACCATCTCGAACCCATCGCTGATCGGGTCGTTCTGACCGATTCGCCTCGCCCCTTCCTGCCGGGTGCTGTCGTCGACCGGGAGGCCGATCCGTCGGTGCCTTTGGAGGCCAGGATGTCGGAAGTCGCTCCTGGCGTTCAGGTCTTCCAGGTGCCGGGCCACACATGGGGGCAACAGGCGATGACCTTCAAGGACACCTCGGGACGGACAGTCGTCTTCGTTCCTGATGTGATGCCCACCGCCGCTCATGTGGGGGCTGCGTATTCGCTTGCCTATGACGTCGAGCCCTACACCTCGATGGTCTCAAAGCGGTGGTTCTTGCGCGAGGCCTCTGACAGAAAGTGGACGATCGTGCTCGATCATGAGCCGGGAAACCCAGTCCGAACGGTGGAACCCGACGGCAAGGGGTGGTTTCGGTTACCGGAATCCTCTGCCTAG